TGTTCCTTAAACACATCCTTTTATAGCTTAAACTTCCATGCATTCCAAGTCATAATCACTGGTATTTTGGGTTTTGTCACAAAATATTCTAAGTTcctggttttctattcctgatcACACTGAACCAAGAATCTAGCACACACTAACTCTTCAAAGATATttttggaatgaataaatgaatgcctgGAAGGATAAGTGCGTTGTTGTCTTCACATAGACAGGCTAGAAATTTTATCAAGCAGGAATTGTGAACtctatattttttgaataaacttttaatttcagaATAGTTGTAGACTTACtgaaaaattgcaaagatagtaAAGAGAATTCCTATATACCCTGCAAATAGTTTCtcttattattaacatcttaaacTAGTATAGTACGTTTGTGATAATTAATGATCCAATATTGTTATCAATATAGCAATAAAATTTCCATTCATTATTCAGATTTCCTCACTttccctaatgtcctttttctttctagctttccaTTTAGGATGCCATactacatttagttgtcatgtcttctTAGTTTCCTCTAGATCATGACAGTTTCTCATACTTTATTTTTGATGACTTTGACATTTTTGAGGAATACTAATCAAATATTATGCAGAATATTCCTCAATAAagttttgtctgatgtttttctcgtGACTACATGGGGGTTATGGATTTGGAGAAGAAAGGTCATAGAGGTAAAAGCCATTCTCATTACATAATGTCAAGAACACACAATAGCCTTACTACTACTGATATTGAGTCTTAATTACCTGGTTGAGTTAGTGTTTGCcgtttttaaaatttccagtgaCCAACATTGCTTCTTGCCAGAGGCACAGCTTATTAAAGACAAAAGTCGGATGTTATGCCTGTGTCTAAGGTATCTAGCACTGATTTCAGTAAAATATAGGCATAGGTTTCATGTTtggtaaatggaaaaaaaaatggatgaatacCTGAATGCTTCTCATTGATGTATATTTCACATGGCTTTTAAAACTTGCAAATTCCATGCTGTAATTAAGTTTTACTATAGGAAAAAGAAAGCTAGAGACTGCACTTAAAAGATATCCTCTCTAAAGGAACAAGTAATATTCAATGTGTATGAACTGAATAATGTAACATAGAGTTCTATTCATACCAACTCTTTAAACAGTTTTGTGAAATAGCAAGAACAGCAGCCAAATAAGCATCCTAACATCATTCTGGGAAGTACAGTGGCTTCTGCTTCCTACTTTGGGGGAGGAAATAATTACAAGAATGGCAGTAACTGGTTTGATAATTACAACAGCCTGGTCAAGATGATGTCTACATTTGCAAATCGCCCCACACACCCTGAGATCTCTCCCAAGATTGAATAGATTACACTGATACCTAAAAGGGCTCCTGTGGTAAAATAACCAAAGCAGAAGAAACCAGGAACTCGATAAAGGCTATTCACAAATGAAATTTTTGGCAGGCTGAGAAAGAGTAGAAtgctttgtaaagaaaagaggaaagggaatcaaaaaaagaacagaaatactTTTAGGAAAAATaccagaggagaaggaagagtcaaTGGATTAAAAGACAAAGAGTATCTGCAGGGAGTGGGATATGCTGAGCTCTTAAGCAGTTGACAAATAGAAACTTAACATTTATTAGTCAAGTAAATACTTTTGCAGAAGGGACAGGAAAGTGTACATCTTAACAAGACTGAAAAACATTGATTTATCTTGTTTCATTTGAAGAGCAATTTATTTGCTATTCATTCATAGtcttacttgattttttaaaacacagttcaCTTGGTAATTTTAAAGGTATCTTGAGCTTCTTCTATCCAACTGCTTATACATGTTCAGAGAACAAATTCATGGTGGCTGAACTGTTCTTTAAAACCTGACCAGTCACAATAACTTTTATTGCTTTCCTAAACCATGggtaaaataaagcataaatCAAAGGATTCACGGCTGAGTTATAATAAGCACACCAACAGCAAATCTCATAAATATAGGAAGGGGTTATAAAGCCCATAAAGGCATCAATTAATGAATCAATGCTATATGGTAACCATGAAACCATAAATGCTACCACTGTGACCCCCAGGGTTTTagctgcttttctctctctcctggccACTCTGGCTTTGTAACTCTCTGAGGATGATTCTGTCTTGCTACcagtattttctatctttttagcCTGTCATCTAGCCACAAGAAATATGTTACCATACAGACTTATCATAACAAGGGTAGGTATAAAGAAGGATAGGAAATCTATTAACACCCAGTTTTGATTTACAATGGTCTGACAACCTCCTATACAGTTTAGGGCATCAGATAATTCTTCCAGCCCATCATCGTAGACACCTGTGTAGAACACAGCACCGCTGTACATGAGGGGCAGGATCCAGGACACGCTGATGCAAATTGCTGACACAGATACGGTGAACTTGGTAGGATAGACCAGAGGGTCAGTAACCGCAATGTACCTGTCGATGGAGATGAAGCACAAGTGAAAGAGAGAAGAGTAACAAAATGCCACATCACAGCGGGTGTGGAAAGTACAAAAACTTCTCCCAAAATACCAGCAGCTCTCCACGGTCCTGACCACGCTGAAGGACATCACAATCACACCCACCAAGAAATCAGCACAGGCCAGAGAGGCAATGAGAAAATTGGTCGGAGAGTGCAGCTGCTTGAAATGGAGGATTGAAATCATAACCAGGAGGTTTCCAAACACAGCCAGCACAGCCCCAAAGCCAAACACTATGTACAGAATCACCCGGATCCAGGCGAGTAGGGGATTTTCACACAGGACCCATTCACGTTCGCGTAGC
This is a stretch of genomic DNA from Rhinopithecus roxellana isolate Shanxi Qingling chromosome 4, ASM756505v1, whole genome shotgun sequence. It encodes these proteins:
- the TAAR6 gene encoding LOW QUALITY PROTEIN: trace amine-associated receptor 6 (The sequence of the model RefSeq protein was modified relative to this genomic sequence to represent the inferred CDS: inserted 1 base in 1 codon; substituted 1 base at 1 genomic stop codon) encodes the protein MSSNSSLLAAVQLCYANVNGSCVKIPYSPGXRVILYIVFGFGAVLAVFGNLLVMISILHFKQLHSPTNFLIASLACADFLVGVIVMSFSVVRTVESCWYFGRSFCTFHTRCDVAFCYSSLFHLCFISIDRYIAVTDPLVYPTKFTVSVSAICISVSWILPLMYSGAVFYTGVYDDGLEELSDALNCIGGCQTIVNQNWVLIDFLSFFIPTLVMISLYGNIFLVARXQAKKIENTGSKTESSSESYKARVARRERKAAKTLGVTVVAFMVSWLPYSIDSLIDAFMGFITPSYIYEICCWCAYYNSAVNPLIYALFYPWFRKAIKVIVTGQVLKNSSATMNLFSEHV